The following are from one region of the Streptomyces rubrogriseus genome:
- a CDS encoding 6-phospho-beta-glucosidase has protein sequence MKLTVVGGGSTYTPELIDGFARLRDTLPVEELVLVDPAADRLELVGGLARRIFAKQGHGGRVVTTSDLDAAVDGADAVLLQLRVGGQAARQQDETWPLECGCVGQETTGAGGLAKALRTVPVVLDIAERVRRANPDAWIIDFTNPVGIVTRALLQAGHRAVGLCNVAIGLQRKFAGLLGVTPADVHLDHVGLNHLTWETAVRLGGPEGEDVLPRLLAEHGESVAADLRLPRPLLDRLGVVPSYYLRYYYAHDEVVDELRTKPSRAAEVAEMERQLLEMYGDPALDEKPALLAKRGGAYYSEAAVDLAAALLGGAGSPYQVVNTYNRGTLPFLPDDAVIEVPAAVGGKGASPLPVADVDPLYAGLMANVTAYEDLALDAALRGGRDRVFRALLAHPLVGQYAYAEQLTDRLIAHNREHLAWA, from the coding sequence ATGAAACTCACCGTGGTCGGCGGCGGTTCGACCTACACGCCCGAACTGATCGACGGCTTCGCCCGGTTGCGGGACACGCTGCCCGTCGAGGAGCTGGTCCTCGTCGACCCGGCGGCGGACCGGCTGGAGCTGGTCGGCGGCCTCGCCCGCCGCATCTTCGCCAAGCAGGGGCACGGCGGCCGCGTGGTCACCACCTCCGACCTGGACGCGGCCGTCGACGGCGCCGACGCCGTACTGCTCCAGCTGCGGGTCGGCGGACAGGCGGCCAGGCAGCAGGACGAGACCTGGCCGCTGGAGTGCGGCTGCGTCGGCCAGGAGACGACCGGCGCGGGCGGGCTCGCCAAGGCGCTGCGCACGGTGCCGGTGGTGCTGGACATCGCCGAGCGGGTGCGCCGGGCCAACCCGGACGCCTGGATCATCGACTTCACCAACCCGGTCGGCATCGTCACCCGCGCCCTGCTCCAGGCCGGGCACCGGGCGGTCGGCCTGTGCAACGTGGCGATCGGACTGCAACGGAAGTTCGCCGGGCTGCTCGGGGTGACGCCCGCCGACGTCCACCTGGACCACGTCGGCCTCAACCACCTCACCTGGGAGACCGCCGTACGGCTCGGCGGCCCCGAGGGCGAGGACGTGCTGCCCCGCCTGCTGGCCGAGCACGGGGAGTCGGTCGCCGCCGACCTGCGCCTGCCCCGCCCGCTCCTGGACCGCCTCGGCGTCGTCCCCTCCTACTACCTGCGCTACTACTACGCCCACGACGAGGTCGTCGACGAGCTGCGCACCAAGCCGTCCCGGGCCGCCGAGGTCGCGGAGATGGAGCGGCAACTGCTGGAGATGTACGGCGACCCGGCCCTGGACGAGAAGCCCGCGCTGCTCGCCAAGCGCGGCGGCGCCTACTACTCCGAGGCCGCCGTCGACCTCGCCGCCGCCCTGCTCGGCGGCGCGGGCTCCCCGTACCAGGTGGTGAACACCTACAACCGGGGCACGCTGCCCTTCCTGCCCGACGACGCGGTGATCGAGGTGCCGGCGGCGGTGGGCGGCAAGGGTGCCTCCCCGCTGCCGGTGGCGGACGTGGACCCGCTGTACGCGGGGCTGATGGCGAACGTGACCGCGTACGAGGACCTGGCCCTGGACGCGGCCCTGCGTGGCGGCCGGGACCGGGTCTTCCGGGCGCTGCTCGCCCACCCCCTCGTCGGCCAGTACGCGTACGCCGAGCAGCTCACCGACCGGCTGATCGCGCACAACCGGGAGCACCTGGCGTGGGCCTGA
- a CDS encoding carbohydrate ABC transporter permease, with the protein MATNTLRAKRRSSALRTAAFMSPWLVGFGVFFAYPLVSTVYFSLMKYDGFGVPEFRGLENWTYVFQDYPLFWPALRNTLWLVLVMVTCRVVFGLGVGLLITKIRTGAGVFRTLFYLPYLAPPVAATLAFVFLLNPGTGPVNSVLEGLGVPAPGWFTDAAWSKPALTALAVWGVGDLMVIFMAALLDVPKEQYEAAELDGASAWQRFRFVTLPNISPIVLFAVVTGVIQTMQYYTQPLVAGKVASGIIGGSGQSFEPGYPDKSTLTLPQLVYNLGFQRFDYGSACVVALVLFALAMAFTALLMRRRGGLIQAGDR; encoded by the coding sequence ATGGCCACCAACACGCTCCGCGCGAAGCGCCGTTCCTCGGCGCTTCGGACGGCGGCCTTCATGTCGCCGTGGCTCGTCGGGTTCGGCGTCTTCTTCGCCTACCCGCTGGTGTCCACCGTGTACTTCTCGCTGATGAAGTACGACGGCTTCGGCGTCCCGGAGTTCCGGGGCCTGGAGAACTGGACGTACGTCTTCCAGGACTACCCGCTGTTCTGGCCCGCGCTGCGCAACACCCTCTGGCTGGTCCTGGTGATGGTGACCTGCCGGGTGGTGTTCGGGCTCGGGGTCGGGCTGCTCATCACGAAGATCAGGACGGGCGCCGGGGTCTTCCGGACCCTCTTCTACCTGCCCTACCTCGCCCCGCCCGTCGCCGCGACGCTCGCCTTCGTCTTCCTCCTCAACCCCGGCACGGGGCCGGTCAACTCGGTCCTGGAGGGCCTGGGCGTCCCGGCGCCCGGCTGGTTCACGGACGCCGCCTGGTCCAAGCCCGCGCTGACCGCGCTCGCGGTGTGGGGCGTGGGCGACCTGATGGTGATCTTCATGGCGGCGCTGCTCGACGTACCGAAGGAGCAGTACGAGGCGGCCGAGCTGGACGGGGCGTCGGCCTGGCAGCGGTTCCGGTTCGTGACGCTGCCGAACATCTCGCCGATCGTGCTGTTCGCCGTGGTCACGGGTGTGATCCAGACGATGCAGTACTACACGCAGCCGCTGGTCGCCGGGAAGGTCGCCTCCGGGATCATCGGCGGCTCCGGCCAGTCCTTCGAGCCCGGCTATCCCGACAAGTCGACCCTCACCCTCCCCCAGCTCGTCTACAACCTCGGCTTCCAGCGCTTCGACTACGGCTCCGCCTGTGTGGTCGCGCTCGTGCTGTTCGCCCTGGCCATGGCGTTCACGGCGCTGCTGATGCGCCGCCGGGGCGGTCTGATCCAGGCAGGTGACCGATGA
- a CDS encoding ROK family transcriptional regulator, translated as MAGTAGTPGTPRVLRAMNDRAALDLLLEHGPLSRTRIGKLTGLSKPTASQLLARLEAAGLVLAGGTTEGRPGPGAQLYEVNPAAAYAAGIDVTPDRVLAAVADVTGRTVGRYELPTPGRRAVTPVVRQVTDALDGAVKAAGLARDDVHRLVIGTPGAFDPGTGRLRYASHLPGWHSPTLLDELAAALPMPVEYENDVNLAAVAEQRLGAARGHEDFVLLWNQEGLGAALVLGGRLHRGWTGGAGEVGFLPVPGAPLVRKVSRTGSGGFQELAGSQALAGLARELGVADVPSGPYTEVAAALVARAARADADDDPHRRLLQTYATRLATGLASLVSVLDPELVVLSGTSLTAGGEALRDLVRDELEELAASRPRLAVGDVTEHPVLRGALESALATTRDEVFDTSR; from the coding sequence ATGGCAGGAACCGCCGGTACGCCGGGCACCCCGCGCGTCCTGCGCGCCATGAACGACCGGGCCGCACTCGACCTCCTGCTGGAGCACGGACCGCTGTCCCGGACCCGGATCGGCAAGCTGACCGGCCTGTCGAAGCCGACCGCCTCCCAGTTGCTGGCCCGCCTGGAGGCGGCGGGGCTGGTCCTGGCCGGGGGGACGACCGAGGGGCGCCCCGGGCCCGGCGCCCAGCTCTACGAGGTCAACCCGGCCGCCGCGTACGCCGCCGGGATCGACGTCACCCCGGACCGCGTCCTCGCCGCGGTCGCCGACGTCACCGGACGCACCGTCGGCCGGTACGAGCTGCCCACCCCGGGCAGACGCGCCGTCACCCCCGTCGTCCGGCAGGTCACCGACGCCCTCGACGGCGCGGTGAAGGCCGCCGGACTCGCCCGCGACGACGTCCACCGCCTCGTCATCGGCACGCCGGGCGCCTTCGACCCGGGCACCGGACGGCTGCGCTACGCCTCCCACCTGCCCGGCTGGCACTCCCCCACCCTCCTGGACGAACTCGCCGCCGCGCTGCCGATGCCGGTCGAGTACGAGAACGACGTGAACCTCGCCGCCGTGGCCGAGCAGCGCCTCGGCGCGGCCCGGGGCCACGAGGACTTCGTCCTGCTGTGGAACCAGGAGGGCCTGGGCGCCGCCCTGGTCCTCGGCGGCCGGCTGCACCGCGGCTGGACCGGCGGCGCCGGCGAGGTCGGGTTCCTGCCGGTGCCCGGCGCCCCGCTGGTCCGCAAGGTCAGCCGCACCGGCAGCGGCGGCTTCCAGGAGCTGGCCGGTTCCCAGGCGCTGGCAGGACTGGCCCGGGAGCTGGGGGTCGCCGACGTGCCGTCGGGGCCCTACACCGAGGTCGCCGCCGCCCTGGTGGCCCGTGCCGCGCGGGCCGACGCCGACGACGACCCGCACCGCCGGCTGCTCCAGACCTACGCCACCCGCCTGGCCACCGGCCTCGCCTCCCTCGTCTCGGTCCTGGACCCCGAGCTGGTCGTCCTCAGCGGCACCTCCCTCACCGCGGGCGGCGAGGCGCTGCGCGACCTGGTCCGGGACGAGCTGGAGGAGCTGGCCGCCTCCCGGCCCCGGCTCGCCGTCGGTGACGTGACCGAGCACCCCGTCCTGCGCGGCGCACTGGAGAGTGCGCTCGCGACCACCCGCGACGAGGTCTTCGACACCTCGCGCTGA
- a CDS encoding ABC transporter substrate-binding protein — MPGISRKAALAVAASASLALLATACTGQSETGASDDPNAESTITFWHGWSAPAEVKAVQANVDRFEKAHPNIKVKVVGNINDDKLNQALRAGGSSGPDVVSSFTTSNIGKFCSSGAFLDLKPFVEKSKLDLDALIPKPMLEYTQFEGTRCALPLLGDAYGLYYNKDAFEAAGIKAPPKTWSEFAQVAKKLTKTKGDGYQQLGFMPNYHGYETVVDHYMSQWDHAYFGEDGRSSVAEDPAFAEMFTYQKKLVDDLGGFEKLERYRNTFGDEWGAKHPFQTGQVAMQLDGEWRLGMAKDAGVDFEIGTAPMPVADDEVAEYGKGFLSGTVMGIAPQSKKQNAAWELVKYMTTDTGAVVAFANAIRNVPSTFPALKSPDLKTDPAFKTFLDIAQHPESNSPPASVNGATYQLTLQDLGYQYESGKVKDLKAGLEKAAAQIDRDIAQAK; from the coding sequence ATGCCCGGAATATCCAGAAAAGCGGCCCTCGCGGTCGCCGCCTCCGCCTCCCTCGCCCTGCTCGCCACCGCCTGCACCGGCCAGTCCGAGACCGGCGCCTCCGACGACCCGAACGCCGAGTCCACCATCACCTTCTGGCACGGCTGGAGCGCGCCCGCCGAGGTGAAGGCCGTCCAGGCCAACGTGGACCGCTTCGAGAAGGCACACCCGAACATCAAGGTGAAGGTCGTCGGCAACATCAACGACGACAAGCTCAACCAGGCGCTGCGCGCGGGCGGTTCGAGCGGTCCCGACGTGGTGTCCTCGTTCACCACCTCCAACATCGGCAAGTTCTGCTCCTCGGGCGCCTTCCTCGACCTGAAGCCGTTCGTCGAGAAGTCGAAGCTCGACCTGGACGCCCTCATCCCGAAGCCGATGCTGGAGTACACGCAGTTCGAGGGGACGCGCTGCGCCCTGCCCCTGCTCGGCGACGCCTACGGCCTCTACTACAACAAGGACGCCTTCGAGGCGGCCGGGATCAAGGCCCCGCCGAAGACCTGGTCCGAGTTCGCCCAGGTGGCGAAGAAGCTGACGAAGACCAAGGGCGACGGGTACCAGCAGCTCGGCTTCATGCCGAACTACCACGGCTACGAGACCGTCGTCGACCACTACATGTCCCAGTGGGACCACGCCTACTTCGGCGAGGACGGCAGGTCCAGCGTCGCCGAGGACCCGGCGTTCGCCGAGATGTTCACCTACCAGAAGAAGCTCGTCGACGACCTCGGCGGCTTCGAGAAGCTGGAGAGGTACCGCAACACCTTCGGCGACGAGTGGGGCGCCAAGCACCCCTTCCAGACCGGCCAGGTCGCCATGCAGCTGGACGGCGAGTGGCGGCTCGGCATGGCGAAGGACGCCGGGGTCGACTTCGAGATCGGCACCGCGCCGATGCCCGTCGCCGACGACGAGGTGGCCGAGTACGGCAAGGGATTCCTGTCCGGCACGGTCATGGGCATCGCACCGCAGAGCAAGAAGCAGAACGCGGCGTGGGAGCTGGTGAAGTACATGACGACCGACACCGGGGCGGTCGTCGCCTTCGCCAACGCCATCCGCAACGTGCCCTCCACCTTCCCGGCCCTCAAGTCCCCCGACCTGAAGACCGACCCGGCGTTCAAGACCTTCCTGGACATCGCCCAGCACCCCGAGTCGAACTCCCCGCCCGCCTCCGTCAACGGCGCCACCTACCAGCTGACCCTCCAGGACCTCGGCTACCAGTACGAGTCGGGCAAGGTGAAGGACCTCAAGGCCGGTCTGGAGAAGGCCGCCGCGCAGATCGACCGCGACATCGCGCAGGCGAAGTAG
- a CDS encoding glutamate ABC transporter substrate-binding protein, protein MRAGRLRTGLKGWGGVGAMAFACVLAVLAALLLPALPWHGGGGSAGGGGGAADDGHGTARGSQARAAQECTDPEKQTLAPSGDDGPTIDAIRAREGEKRKLVVGVDQNSFRWGYRDPNSGGDAELEGFDIDLAHRIAKDVLGDEDAVQFKAIPTDQRVPAIQDGRVDMVVRTMTINCDRLEDVAFSAPYFRTGQQVLAPKSSKITGYDGTLAGKEICTAAGSTALSTLEQDQKDGRLAEGVDLRTTVPNQLDCLVRLQLGEVDAVVTDGALAASQAAQDPTVELKGDAFTTEYYGVAMKKDADDLVRRVNRVLEQWRADRADGWQNSYEEWLSETMDDPAKSLPPTPQYLRGS, encoded by the coding sequence ATGCGAGCGGGACGGTTGCGGACCGGCCTGAAGGGCTGGGGCGGAGTGGGGGCGATGGCCTTCGCCTGCGTTCTCGCGGTGCTGGCGGCCCTGCTCCTGCCGGCGCTCCCCTGGCACGGCGGAGGCGGAAGCGCAGGAGGCGGCGGTGGTGCGGCGGACGACGGCCACGGCACCGCCCGAGGCAGCCAGGCACGGGCCGCGCAGGAGTGCACCGACCCGGAGAAGCAGACCCTCGCGCCGTCCGGGGACGACGGGCCCACCATCGACGCGATCCGCGCCCGCGAGGGCGAGAAGCGCAAGCTGGTCGTCGGCGTCGACCAGAACAGCTTCCGCTGGGGATACCGCGACCCGAACAGCGGCGGCGACGCCGAACTGGAGGGCTTCGACATCGACCTGGCGCACCGGATCGCGAAGGACGTCCTCGGCGACGAGGACGCCGTGCAGTTCAAGGCGATACCCACCGACCAGCGCGTCCCCGCGATCCAGGACGGCCGGGTCGACATGGTGGTCCGCACGATGACCATCAACTGCGACCGGCTGGAGGACGTCGCCTTCTCCGCCCCCTACTTCAGGACCGGCCAGCAGGTACTGGCGCCCAAGTCCTCCAAGATCACCGGGTACGACGGCACGCTGGCCGGCAAGGAGATCTGCACGGCCGCCGGTTCGACGGCGCTGAGCACGCTGGAGCAGGACCAGAAGGACGGCAGGCTCGCCGAGGGCGTCGACCTGCGCACCACCGTCCCCAACCAACTCGACTGCCTGGTACGGCTCCAGCTCGGCGAGGTCGACGCGGTGGTCACCGACGGCGCCCTCGCCGCGAGCCAGGCCGCGCAGGACCCGACGGTCGAGCTGAAGGGCGACGCCTTCACGACCGAGTACTACGGCGTGGCGATGAAGAAGGACGCCGACGATCTGGTACGCCGGGTCAACCGGGTCCTCGAACAGTGGCGCGCGGACCGGGCCGACGGGTGGCAGAACTCGTACGAGGAGTGGCTGTCGGAGACCATGGACGACCCGGCGAAGTCGCTGCCGCCGACCCCGCAGTACCTGCGCGGGAGCTGA
- a CDS encoding tetratricopeptide repeat protein produces the protein MRSSGSNTGSTGRGRLGVGLVEVPAVPRPDPREMVMDHPEVPERKRFCSRSDCGAPVGRARGERPGRTEGFCTKCGHPYSFVPKLKSGDVVHGQYEVVGCLAHGGLGWIYLAVDKAVSDRWVVLKGLLDTGDQDAMAAAISERRFLAEIEHANIVRIYNFVEHLDQRTGSLDGYIVMEYVGGKSLKEIANARRSPQGRRDPLPVEQACAYGIEALEALGHLHSRKLLYCDFKVDNAIQTEDQLKLIDMGAVRRMDDDESAIYGTVGYQAPEVADVGPSVASDLYTVGRTLAVLSFDFQGYTTVYADSLPDPDSIEVFRHYESFYRLLVRATDPDPARRFASAQEMAEQLTGVLREVVSLQTGRARPAVSTLFGPEVRVTDTELFPRLDGEVSRLGARAPRTRGRPGGSGAALPGGAGAAPALPGGPGPAVGAPGGTVAHAPPVGAGTGAGAAGTQVAASGGASAALPGAVSSVGSAGWPGTGASGLVKDADAPTASLALPVPRVDAGDPNAGFLAGLMASAPAELLTALAAAPAPSTETRLRQIRARLENGDASGALEALETLEGERPDDWRVVWYRGLAALVTGAHEDAALAFDAIYDAFPGEIAPKLALGLCAEVLGQLDNAAEYYRLVWSSDPSHVSAAFGLARVQLAAGDRAAAVRTLESVPESSVHCTAARVAAVRARLRQRTAAAGDLRFLDDLIAAARQVEALDVYGLDPARREQLSAEVLGCALDWVLSGGRGSVPPAAGGRTLLGSGLDERGLRFGLERSYRTLARLARGGEERIDLVERANRYRPRTWV, from the coding sequence GTGCGCAGCTCCGGCTCGAACACCGGTTCCACCGGGCGCGGGCGCCTCGGCGTCGGTCTCGTCGAGGTACCGGCGGTGCCGCGCCCCGACCCGCGCGAGATGGTCATGGACCACCCGGAGGTGCCCGAGCGCAAGCGGTTCTGCTCACGCTCGGACTGCGGGGCGCCGGTCGGGCGGGCGCGCGGTGAGCGGCCGGGCCGCACGGAGGGCTTCTGCACCAAGTGCGGCCACCCGTACTCGTTCGTGCCCAAGCTGAAGTCCGGGGACGTGGTGCACGGCCAGTACGAGGTGGTGGGCTGCCTCGCGCACGGCGGGCTCGGCTGGATCTACCTCGCCGTGGACAAGGCCGTCTCCGACCGCTGGGTGGTCCTCAAGGGCCTGCTGGACACCGGCGACCAGGACGCGATGGCGGCGGCGATCTCCGAGCGGCGCTTCCTCGCCGAGATCGAGCACGCCAACATCGTGCGGATCTACAACTTCGTCGAGCACCTCGACCAGCGCACCGGCTCCCTCGATGGCTACATCGTCATGGAGTACGTCGGCGGCAAGTCGCTCAAGGAGATCGCCAACGCCCGGCGCTCCCCGCAGGGACGGCGCGACCCGCTGCCGGTCGAGCAGGCCTGCGCGTACGGCATCGAGGCGCTGGAAGCGCTCGGCCACCTGCACAGCCGCAAGCTGCTGTACTGCGACTTCAAGGTCGACAACGCCATCCAGACCGAGGACCAGCTCAAGCTCATAGACATGGGCGCGGTCCGCCGCATGGACGACGACGAGTCGGCGATCTACGGCACGGTGGGCTACCAGGCCCCGGAGGTCGCCGACGTCGGCCCGTCGGTGGCGTCCGACCTGTACACGGTCGGACGCACCCTCGCCGTGCTGTCGTTCGACTTCCAGGGCTACACCACCGTCTACGCGGACTCCCTGCCGGACCCCGACAGCATCGAGGTCTTCCGGCACTACGAGTCGTTCTACCGGCTGCTGGTGCGGGCCACCGACCCGGATCCGGCCCGCAGGTTCGCCTCCGCCCAGGAGATGGCGGAGCAGTTGACGGGTGTGCTGCGCGAGGTCGTCTCGCTCCAGACGGGCCGGGCCAGGCCCGCCGTCTCCACACTGTTCGGGCCCGAGGTGCGGGTGACGGACACGGAGCTGTTCCCGCGCCTGGACGGCGAGGTGTCGCGGCTGGGGGCCAGGGCGCCGCGTACGAGGGGACGGCCGGGCGGCTCCGGTGCGGCCCTGCCGGGCGGAGCGGGCGCCGCGCCCGCGCTGCCGGGCGGGCCCGGTCCGGCCGTGGGCGCGCCGGGCGGGACCGTCGCACACGCCCCGCCGGTCGGCGCGGGTACGGGGGCGGGGGCGGCGGGTACGCAGGTGGCCGCGTCCGGGGGCGCGAGCGCCGCGCTGCCGGGTGCGGTCAGTTCGGTGGGCTCGGCCGGCTGGCCCGGCACCGGGGCCTCCGGTCTGGTCAAGGATGCCGACGCGCCCACCGCCTCGCTCGCGCTGCCGGTTCCCCGGGTCGACGCCGGTGACCCCAACGCGGGCTTCCTGGCGGGCCTGATGGCGTCCGCGCCGGCCGAGCTGCTGACCGCGCTGGCCGCGGCTCCGGCGCCGTCGACCGAGACCCGGCTGCGGCAGATCCGGGCCCGGCTGGAGAACGGCGACGCGTCCGGCGCCCTGGAGGCGCTGGAGACCCTGGAGGGTGAGCGCCCCGACGACTGGCGGGTGGTCTGGTACCGCGGTCTTGCCGCGCTGGTGACCGGCGCCCACGAGGACGCCGCGCTGGCCTTCGACGCGATCTACGACGCCTTCCCCGGCGAGATCGCGCCCAAGCTGGCGCTGGGCCTGTGCGCGGAGGTGCTGGGGCAGCTCGACAACGCCGCCGAGTACTACCGGCTGGTGTGGTCCTCCGACCCGAGCCACGTCAGCGCGGCGTTCGGTCTGGCCCGGGTGCAGCTGGCCGCGGGTGATAGGGCGGCTGCCGTACGGACGTTGGAGTCGGTGCCCGAGTCGTCCGTCCACTGCACCGCGGCGCGCGTGGCGGCGGTCCGGGCGCGGCTGCGGCAGCGCACCGCGGCCGCGGGCGACCTGCGGTTCCTGGACGACCTGATCGCCGCCGCGCGGCAGGTCGAGGCGCTGGACGTGTACGGTCTGGATCCGGCGCGGCGCGAGCAGCTGTCGGCCGAGGTCCTCGGTTGCGCGCTGGACTGGGTACTCTCCGGAGGTCGGGGTTCCGTCCCTCCCGCCGCCGGGGGACGGACGCTGCTCGGCAGCGGCCTGGACGAACGCGGCCTGCGTTTCGGCCTGGAGCGTTCGTACCGCACGCTGGCCCGGCTGGCGCGGGGCGGCGAGGAGAGGATCGACCTGGTGGAACGTGCCAATCGTTACCGCCCCCGGACGTGGGTGTAG
- a CDS encoding carbohydrate ABC transporter permease — protein sequence MTTQVPTAQVPARPAAAAGPPPTEERTARRRVLLHWIAVHSLGVAAALFFTLPFVFVVLTSLMSDQQALTRDLWPHTWEWGNYRAVLDTPGFLTWWKNTLLYAGLGTVLTVASSIPVAYALAKFRFRGRHLSLMLVISMMMLPPQVIIIPMYLFWAKQLDLSGTLWPLIIPMAFGDAFSIFLLRQFLLTIPDEYLDAAKVDGCGELRTLLKVVLPMAKPGIAAVALFQFFYAWNDYFGPQIYASENPGAWTLSYGLESFKGAHHTDWNLTMAATVLVMAPVILVFFFAQKAFVEGVTLTGVKG from the coding sequence ATGACCACCCAGGTACCGACGGCCCAGGTGCCGGCCCGGCCCGCGGCGGCCGCCGGCCCGCCGCCCACCGAGGAGCGCACCGCCCGCCGGCGCGTGCTGCTGCACTGGATCGCCGTCCACTCGCTCGGCGTGGCCGCCGCCCTCTTCTTCACGCTGCCGTTCGTCTTCGTGGTCCTCACCTCGCTGATGAGCGACCAGCAGGCCCTCACCCGGGACCTGTGGCCGCACACCTGGGAGTGGGGCAACTACCGGGCCGTCCTGGACACGCCCGGCTTCCTCACCTGGTGGAAGAACACGCTGCTGTACGCGGGGCTCGGCACCGTGCTGACCGTGGCGTCGTCGATCCCGGTGGCGTACGCGCTGGCCAAGTTCCGCTTCCGGGGCCGGCACCTGTCCCTGATGCTGGTGATCTCGATGATGATGCTGCCCCCGCAGGTGATCATCATCCCGATGTACCTGTTCTGGGCGAAGCAGCTGGACCTGTCCGGCACGCTGTGGCCGCTGATCATCCCGATGGCCTTCGGCGACGCCTTCTCCATCTTCCTGCTGCGCCAGTTCCTGCTGACCATCCCGGACGAGTACCTGGACGCGGCGAAGGTCGACGGCTGCGGGGAGCTGCGCACCCTGCTGAAGGTCGTCCTGCCGATGGCGAAGCCGGGGATCGCCGCCGTGGCCCTCTTCCAGTTCTTCTACGCCTGGAACGACTACTTCGGCCCACAGATCTACGCCTCCGAGAACCCCGGCGCCTGGACCCTCTCCTACGGCCTGGAGTCCTTCAAGGGCGCCCACCACACCGACTGGAACCTCACCATGGCCGCGACCGTGCTGGTCATGGCCCCCGTGATCCTCGTGTTCTTCTTCGCGCAGAAGGCGTTCGTCGAGGGCGTCACACTGACCGGAGTAAAGGGTTGA
- a CDS encoding N-acetylglucosamine kinase translates to MGLSASVLAIDAGNSKTDVAVVAADGEVLATARGGAFRPPAVGVERAVDALADAVTRAFDAAGVTAVDHVSACLANADLPVEEEQLAAALHARAWGGSVEVRNDTFAVLRAGVDEPLGVAVVCGAGVNCVGMRPDGRTARFPAIGRISGDWGGGWGLAEEALWHAARAEDGRGEPTELARTLPAHFGLDSMYALIEALHLRRVEPVRRHELTPVLFATAAGGDPLARSVVDRQADEVVAMATVALTRLDLLAEPAPVLLGGSVLAARHPQLDERIRELLAARAPKAVPRVVTARPVLGAVLLGLDQVAAAPGARERAREHFTA, encoded by the coding sequence GTGGGCCTGAGCGCAAGCGTCCTCGCCATTGACGCGGGCAACAGCAAGACCGACGTGGCCGTGGTGGCGGCCGACGGCGAGGTACTCGCCACGGCGCGCGGCGGGGCCTTCCGGCCGCCCGCCGTGGGTGTCGAGCGGGCCGTGGACGCCCTGGCGGACGCGGTGACGCGGGCCTTCGACGCGGCCGGGGTCACCGCCGTCGACCACGTGTCGGCGTGCCTGGCCAACGCCGACCTGCCCGTGGAGGAGGAACAGCTGGCCGCCGCGCTGCACGCCCGCGCGTGGGGCGGGAGCGTCGAGGTACGCAACGACACGTTCGCGGTCCTGCGGGCGGGCGTCGACGAACCGCTGGGCGTCGCCGTCGTGTGCGGGGCGGGCGTGAACTGCGTCGGCATGCGCCCCGACGGCCGTACCGCCCGCTTCCCGGCCATCGGCCGCATCTCCGGGGACTGGGGCGGCGGCTGGGGACTGGCCGAGGAGGCGCTGTGGCACGCCGCGCGCGCGGAGGACGGCCGGGGGGAGCCGACCGAGCTGGCCCGCACCCTGCCGGCCCACTTCGGCCTCGACTCGATGTACGCGCTCATCGAGGCCCTGCACCTGCGGCGGGTCGAGCCGGTACGGCGGCACGAGCTGACCCCGGTGCTGTTCGCCACGGCCGCGGGCGGCGACCCGCTCGCCCGGTCGGTCGTGGACCGGCAGGCCGACGAGGTGGTGGCCATGGCCACGGTCGCGCTGACCCGGCTCGACCTGCTGGCCGAACCCGCGCCGGTGCTGCTGGGCGGCAGCGTGCTGGCGGCCCGGCATCCGCAGCTCGACGAGCGGATACGGGAGCTGCTGGCGGCCCGCGCCCCCAAGGCCGTGCCCAGGGTGGTGACGGCCCGGCCCGTGCTCGGCGCGGTGCTCCTGGGACTCGACCAGGTGGCCGCGGCCCCCGGGGCCCGTGAGCGGGCCCGGGAGCACTTCACCGCCTGA